Genomic DNA from Acidimicrobiales bacterium:
GCCGGCCTCTCGCAGGATCTGCTCGGTGTGTTCGCCGGGATCGGGAGCGCGCCGCACGTCGGCGCGCTTCAATGCCGACACCTGGACGGGGTGATTGATGAGTTTGCCAACACCGGTGGAGGGGTCGCCGTCGATCACCATCGAGTTTGCTTCGAGCTGAGGATCGCGGACGGCGTCTTCGGACCGGGGCGCCAACGCCGCAGGCACTCCGTGCTGGGCAAAGGTCGCCATCCACTCCGCAGCAGTGCGGCGCGAGAAACGTGCCGCCACCTCGGCGCTCAACGCCGAGCGATGCTCGTACTGGGCCGGCGTGGTCGAGAACCGTTCGTCGTCGAGCAGGTCGGTGGCATCGAGCGCGGCGAACAGCTGCTTGATCTCGTTGCCGGCTCGGACCATCGTGATGCCGATCCAGCGACCGTCGCGGGTTTCGTAGAGCTTGCCGAGGAAGCCTGGCTCCTGTTGGCGTTGACGGTGGGCGTCCATGTCGGCGCCGGTGAGCGCTCCCTGGGTGACCGCGGCCGACGACCACAGTCCGTTCGCGAGGAGCGAGGTCGAAACGAGCGAGCCTTCGCCCGTGCGCTCGCGATGCAGCAGCGCCATCACCAAACCGGCAAACAGCGACACGGCCGTGGGGTGGTCTCCCATCCCGGGCAGCGAGTGGGTGGGATTCGAACCGGGGCCTCGGACGAGGTCCATCAACCCGCTGCGCGTCCAGTACGACACCAGGTCGAAACCCTTGTCGTCGCGGTCAGGCCCGTGCTCGCCATTGGCGGTCAGCGAGCCGTAGATGATCGACGGCCGGCGGGCGGCGACATCGGCGTACTCGAGCCCCAGCGAGCGGCGCACCGGGAACGGCTGATTGGTGACATACACATCGGCCTGGTCGATCAGTCGCCACAGCACCTCGATGGCTTCCGGCCGCTTCAGGTCGAGCTGGATGCTGCGCTTGTTCCGTGCATCGAGATGCCACAGATAGTTGACCTCGTGATCCGGCATGGTGGTGGCAAGCCCGATGTGACGCAGCAAGTCGCCGGCACCCGGCGGTTCCACCTTGATCACATCGGCCCCGAAGTCGGCGAGCATGGTGGTCGACACCGGCCCGGCAATCACCGTGCCGACGTCGAGCACCTTCAGTCCCTCGAAGAGCAACAGTCGCTCATCCTTTCGTGTCGTGGCTCGCCCCCGATCACAGACCTCGGTCGAGACCCTGCACCGGGAAGCGGACGGGGAGATTGCGTGGTCCGCGCACCTGGCCACCGGCCCACGTGACGGCGTCGGCGTCGGCCAGTTCGAACTCGGGGATCATCGCCAGGAACTCCTCGATGGCGACGACCATCTCCATCCGAGCCAGGTTCGATCCGGCGCAACGGTGGGGCCCGGCGCCGAAGGCCACGTGCCGATTCACCTCACGATCGATGATCACCTTCTCCGGATCTTCGAACGCTTCGGGGTCGCGGTTTGCCGCAGGGAACGACAGCAGGACGCGATCGCCCTTTGCGACCGGACAGCCGTTGATCTCGGTGTCTTCCTTGGCGATGCGGGCCATGGTGACGGGGGAGTAGGCCCGCAGGAACTCCTCGACGGCGGTGGGGATCAGCTCGGGCTCGTCGACGAGTCGTTGACGATCTTCGGGGTGTGTCGCCAGGTGCCAGATGGCCGAACCGATCGAGCTCCATGTGGTGTCGATACCGGCGATGAGCATGAGGCTGATGTTCCCTCGCACGACGTGCATCGGCACCGGTTCACCATCGAGGTCGGCGTTGAGCAGGAACGAGATGAGGTCGTCGCCCGGCTCTTCCTGGCGACGTGCGATCTCCTCGAGGAAGAAGTTCTCGATGATGACGCGGTACTTCTCGCGGGTTTCCGGGTCTTGCAGGCCAAGCTCGAGTACGCCCTGGACCCAGGTGGCGAACTCGTCGCCCATCTCGGGGTCGATCCCGAGGATCTCGGCGATGACGCGAGGCGGAATCTGGCGGGCGTACTCGCCCGCGGCGTCGAAGGTGCCCTTCTCGACCACGCCGCGCAACAGTTGGCGGCACAGCTCACGAGTGGGCTCGCGGAAGCGCTCGACTGCGTGCGGGGCAAAGAAGGGCAGCATGAGTCGACGCTCGGGAGCGTGGTCGGGGGCGTCGGACGCGATGATCGAGCGAATCCGGTTGCCGTCGGCGTCGTAGCTGGTCGGTACCGGTGCCACGCTGACCGAGAATGACGAGAAGTGTTCAGCGTCGCGAGCGACGCCCGTCACCGTCTCGAAGGTGGTCGGCATGTGCGACCCACCCCAGCGTTCGCTGTGGGGAACCGGACACGTGGGCCGGAGCTCGCCCCAGATCGGATACGGGTCTTTCACGAAACCGGCGTCGAAGATGTCGAAGTCGGTCGCCCAGTCGTTGACGGGTTCGGTGGCAGTCATGTGCAGTCCCCTGGTTCAAGCAGTGATTCGGTCCCGTCGCGAACCCTAATCGGCACCGCCGTCGGCAGAAAGTCGCTATCGCCGACGACGACGTGCCCGTGTGGGGTGGCCGGCTGCCGCAACCGGTCACACGGACGCTCTGCTACCAACCAGAACGATCCTCACTGGGCACGTGCCGTCGGCGACAGCGGTGGAGTGACCCACCGGTCCGTTCCCTCGCGAGGACCGGTGGGTCACCGTCTGCGCCGCCCGTCTCCGGAGCTTCGCAAGCCCCATGGGGGGCTGTCAGCAGTGTGGACCCTGCGCGTCATCGAGATCTGTGAGCCGGATCACACTTCGGCCCGATTCGTTCGTCGTCCGGTCGGCACGTTGGACGGTCGCTTCGAACCGCGCCGCAGCATCGGGACGCAGCGTTCGGCGCTGCTCGTACAGCGAGCTCAGTTCATGGCCGGGGTCATCGAACTCCAGACGGCCATTGCGGTAGTGCGCGGCGCGCAACACACCGTCGTCGTCGGTCAGCGCTCCCTCGTTTCGGTCGCTGAGATACCCGGCGGCCTTCAGCGCCTCGCTGTAGGCCTCGGGCTCGTCGAAATCGAGAATGTGTGGCATCGGCGGCCGATTGTTCGGTCCGCCCGCGTCGTGATCCATGCGAGCTCCTGCTGGCGCGAGTCACCACACAGTGTGTGTCTCGGCGCCGATCATGTCTGTGGAGCGGTTCACACAATCCGCCCGATGGGACGGGAGAGGATGGCCCGAGATGACGGTCGCCCCGCCGCGTTCAACCGGTGGCGAGGTCGTGGAACTGGGCGGCATCGAGCACGATCACGCGCCCGCGTCCCAGCTCGATGAGTCCACGTGCGGCCAGCCGGCCAAGGTGTTTGTTGACCGATTCGCGGCTCACGCCGAGCTGCATGCCGAGCGCCGCCTGCGTGACCTGCACCTCGACGCGGCCGACACCGGCCGAGGTTGCGCTCACGAGGGAATCGAGGAGTTCGACGAGGCGGACGTCGAGGTCGGCGAAGGCTTCACGCTCGACTCGGGTCGAGAGTCGTCGCAGTGTTTGAGCCGCAAGGCGGGCAAGCGTGAGCGAGATCTCGGGGTGCTCGTGAGCGAGCTGGAGGAACCGGACTCGATCGATGGCAAGGAGCGTGGCATTGTCTCTGGCCCGGATGGACGCAGTCCGTTGCTCACCTGACACGATGGTGGCTTCGCCGATGGGTGCGCCGGGGTGCAGCGTGGTGAACAACAGCTCCTGTCCTTCGATGCTGGTGGCCTGGACATCGACCCGACCCTCGTACACCACGTAGAAGTGGTCACAGGGATCTCCTTGATGGAAGAGGAACTCCGACGCTCGGAGTTGGACCGGCCACATCGCGGCGCCGAGTGCTGACGCCGACACCGCGTCGAGTCGGAGGTCGGATCGGCAGAGGAATTCGGTGAAGAGCGGGTTGGCGGGCATCGAAGAACCTCAGAGCGTCAGCGTCGATGAGTCGTGCCCGGCACGATGCGAACGAACAGTGGATGGCCCCACGACGGCACGGTGCCCGCTGGCAGCCAAGGATCGGCGCCGGAGCGAGCAACGAAGTGCTCACGGGTTCGGCAACGGTTCGGTCGGAGCCCGGTCGGGCAGGCGGCGTCGAGCATCAGGTCCGACTGATCGCCTCGGTAGTGGAGGGTGAGCCGCGAGCCGAATGGTCCAAGATCGTCCTGCACCCAGATCCTGGCGACGGTACCCGGAGCGATGATCGAGGGTGGGTCGTGGACGAACCGGCCCTGAGCGGTCGATGCCTCGACCAGCTCGAGCCGTTCGGTCCCGTGGCGGTTGTCGATCTCGACGTAGGTCGAGAAGTCCATGGTGAACTGGTTGTCGATCGGTTCGGGGTCTGCGGTGCTCGGGCAGCAGACGAGCCGGTCGTCAAGTTCCACCACCTCCCAGATCGTCGGCGTGAGACCGTCGGGTGCAACATCGATGACGCCGTAGGTGACGGGTCGTTGGTCGAGGTCTGGCTGCGACGGGCATTCGAAACCGGTATTGAGGTAGCCGACCAGGGAGCTGGTGAGGCCGGCGACGGCGCCGTGCGTATGCCCCATCACCACCAGGTCGGCGCCCAGTGCGAACGCGTCGGCCTGCGCGTGCCAGCCGAGCAGCTCCATACCATCGGCCCACGCCGACCGAGCGGCCTCGACCTCGCCCTGCTTGGCCCGATCCGCAGGGTGTTCACGCTCGTGGTTGCGAGCCCAACGGTGCCACAGATCCCCGTAGATCGACCGGGCCTGCGTGAGCGTGGTGGAGGTCCCGTCGGGCATGGCAATCGGTGCGTCGACGTCGACATCGAGCGCTGCGGCCAGGTAGTCGAAGAGCAGCCCGACGATGCCGGCTCCGGGGGCGCCACCGATCGAGCCGACGAGGCCCCGGAGATCGAGCCCGTTCGGTGCGCCCTGACCGGGGAGATCGGCGACGGTCTGTCCGGAGGCGAGGTGTCGGCGCCAGTGTTCGGCAACGGCGCGAGTCACGAAATGGCCGGCAGGCAGGCCATTCCACGGACTCGATCGGTCGATTGCGTTGAACAAGGTGTGGTGGTGGCCGTGACTCATCACGAGTCGTCGATCGTCGCCGAGAGGATGGTGGAGGAGTTCGGGCGCAAGCTGCAGACGGTGTCCTCCGGTGCTGACCACCACGGCTGCTTCGTCGCCGGTGATCCCCATGTCGTGATTTCCGGCGACCCAGGTGACGGCGCCGTCGAGGGCGTCGAGCGCTCGGCCCAGGGCGCCGCTCGGTGCAAAGATGGCGGGGTTCGCCGCGACCACCTCGGCGAAGGTCGGCGGCCGCCGGTCGAAGGGGTAGGTCCACAGATCGACCACGTCGCCCAGTAGAACGAGCTCTGCGATCCGATCGGCATGGTCGATGACCCAATCGAGGATCGCAACGAGGCGGGTCTCGTGCACATGTGGCTGGTACCAGCAGGTGGGTTCACCCGTGCCGATGTGGAGGTCGCTCACCGCGACGATCCATGTGCTGTCCGTCGGCATCTCGGTCCCCTCCACTCTGCGGTCGCACTGGTCTTCGGTCAGCACTTGTCTCCGGTCCGCACCGTGTGTAGCCGAGGTCGGGCGAGGCCAGCGAGTCAACGATGGCGAAGCCCCCGGGTGGGCGCGCTACTCTCCGGCCCGCGTCGATGAGGACATCCAACGATGGTGAGACGGTGCCGATGAGGACGAGACCGTGCCAATGAGCGACAACCAGCCCGCTGTAGCCGAGGACGACGTGTCATCCCCTCCCGCCGATGTTGCCACGATGCTGTTCGTGGATCAGGTCGGTTCGACTCGTCTGTTGGCCGAGCTCGGCGACGAGGCAATGGTGGCGATTCGGGGTGATCTTTGGTCAATGTTCACACGGGTGGTTGCCGAGCACGGTGGACGAGTCCTCTCCGACGAGGGTGACGGCGGGTCCGCCTTGTTCGAGCTGGCGAACGACGCGGCCGCCGCAGGTCTTGCGATGCTCGCCGCGACGGCCGACCGCGACGATCTGGTGCTGCGGGCTGGCTGCAACACCGGCCCGGTGCTTCCCACCGCAACCGGGATGGTTGGGCTCGCCATCCATCTCGCAGCGCGAGTGTGCGATGCCGCGCCGGCTCGCCACCTCGCGGCGTCGGAAGCCACGGTCGAGGCTCTTCGGCAGGACAGCGCTGCCGTTCGCTACACGAACTTCGGCCGCCGCAACATGAAGGGCCTGCCGACGCCCGTTGCGCTCACGATCGTCACCGGCGTCGATGACCCGGCGCTCGATGTCGTCGGCATCGAACGAGTCGAATCCTCGCCGTTGCTCGAGGAGACGGTCGACGCCACGGCCTTCGTCGGTCGGGTCGCCGAGATCGTGCAGCTGCACCGCGCACTGTTCCCGCCACGATCGGATCAGCCGAGGCTCGTGCTGTTGGCCGGCGACGCCGGGTCGGGCAAGACCGCGCTGGCCTACCACGTCGCCCGCGAGCTCAGCGAGGACGGTGTGTTGTGCCTGATCGGCCGGAGCGACGAAGCACTCGACGATCCCTTCTTCGAGATCATCGAGATGCTGCGGCCTGTCGCTCGATCGCTGCCCGTCGACGACGTCTCGGCCCACATCGAGCGACACGGCACGATCGTGGCGCGACTGCTTCCCGAACTGCTGGATCGAGTCGAAGCCGAGCATCCTGGCGACGACGACGCTGCGCCGGATCGTCAGCATCTGTTCGACGCCATTGGTGACCTTCTCGCCGTGCTGAGCGATCGCCAGCCTCTCGTGTTGCTCTTCGAAGACCTGCACTGGGCCAGCGCGCAAACTCTCGACCTTCTCCGCTCCCTGTTGCGCTCCAGCCGGCTTTTGGGCACTTCGCTGCTGTTCACGCTGCGCCCCCAGGCCGGCGAGCTGAACTCGGCTGCCACCGAGTTCGTCCACTGGCTCGCCGCTTCGCACCACGCCGCCCGGATCGACCTCGGCCCCTTGGACCGCACTGAAGTCGCCGGTCTCTGCCAGACCTTGCTCGGTGTCATTGATCGCGACGCACTCGACGTTCTGCTTGGCTACCTGATGGATCAGACCGCGGGCAACGCGCTGTTCTGCACCGAGCTGTTGCGCTCCTTCCGGGATGGCTCGTCGGTCACGAGCGGTGCTGCGATCGACCTCGATGCGCTCTCGACGATG
This window encodes:
- a CDS encoding CoA transferase, which gives rise to MLFEGLKVLDVGTVIAGPVSTTMLADFGADVIKVEPPGAGDLLRHIGLATTMPDHEVNYLWHLDARNKRSIQLDLKRPEAIEVLWRLIDQADVYVTNQPFPVRRSLGLEYADVAARRPSIIYGSLTANGEHGPDRDDKGFDLVSYWTRSGLMDLVRGPGSNPTHSLPGMGDHPTAVSLFAGLVMALLHRERTGEGSLVSTSLLANGLWSSAAVTQGALTGADMDAHRQRQQEPGFLGKLYETRDGRWIGITMVRAGNEIKQLFAALDATDLLDDERFSTTPAQYEHRSALSAEVAARFSRRTAAEWMATFAQHGVPAALAPRSEDAVRDPQLEANSMVIDGDPSTGVGKLINHPVQVSALKRADVRRAPDPGEHTEQILREAGFGSDEIDELLSNGAAWAARTAAP
- a CDS encoding cytochrome P450 yields the protein MTATEPVNDWATDFDIFDAGFVKDPYPIWGELRPTCPVPHSERWGGSHMPTTFETVTGVARDAEHFSSFSVSVAPVPTSYDADGNRIRSIIASDAPDHAPERRLMLPFFAPHAVERFREPTRELCRQLLRGVVEKGTFDAAGEYARQIPPRVIAEILGIDPEMGDEFATWVQGVLELGLQDPETREKYRVIIENFFLEEIARRQEEPGDDLISFLLNADLDGEPVPMHVVRGNISLMLIAGIDTTWSSIGSAIWHLATHPEDRQRLVDEPELIPTAVEEFLRAYSPVTMARIAKEDTEINGCPVAKGDRVLLSFPAANRDPEAFEDPEKVIIDREVNRHVAFGAGPHRCAGSNLARMEMVVAIEEFLAMIPEFELADADAVTWAGGQVRGPRNLPVRFPVQGLDRGL
- a CDS encoding Crp/Fnr family transcriptional regulator codes for the protein MPANPLFTEFLCRSDLRLDAVSASALGAAMWPVQLRASEFLFHQGDPCDHFYVVYEGRVDVQATSIEGQELLFTTLHPGAPIGEATIVSGEQRTASIRARDNATLLAIDRVRFLQLAHEHPEISLTLARLAAQTLRRLSTRVEREAFADLDVRLVELLDSLVSATSAGVGRVEVQVTQAALGMQLGVSRESVNKHLGRLAARGLIELGRGRVIVLDAAQFHDLATG